The genome window CAACGCCCACAGGCATCGTTTTCCCCCTTGTTTTCGCAGTTGATGTAAGTCGCAAAAGCCAGCGCCAGCGCCAGATTAGCGCTTCCCGGCGGGCCATCAAACAATTGAGCGTGCGCGACATGGTTGGTCTGCACCGACCGGATCAGCGTTTGCTTGGTGTCTTCGTGGCCAATTATCTCGTTAAAAAGCATTCTCCAAATTTACGATCTTGCCGCTTCCAGACCAGATTTAGCAGGTTAAAATTCTGTGATTGTTTACGGCCTAACTTTGGGGGTGGGTCAGCTGGTAGATGGTTTGCAGGATGGCTTCATCCGTTGGGCTCAATTCGATTCCGCGCCGCGCAATGGTTTCGCGCACTACTTGCAGGGCCTTATCTAGCCGGTAAGCAGAAATTCCTTCGGCGGCACCGCCCCACGAAAAGGATGGAATGTGTTTTGGCTGAAAACCCGCCCCGAAAACATTTACATTCACACCCACAACCGTACCCGTATTGAACATGGTGCTGATACCGGCTTTGGTGTAATCGCCCATCATCAAGCCGCAGAACAGCCGCCCGCTGTCTTCCAGTTGGTTGGTTGCGTAGCTGTAGAGCTTGACGTTGGTATAGTCGTTTTTCAGGTTGGAATTATTGGTATTGGCGCCGAGGTTGCACCACTCGCCGAGCACTGAATTGCCCAAAAAACCGTCGTGGCCTTTGTTGCTGTAACCGAAAAAGATGGAGTTGCTTACTTCACCGCCCACCTTGCAGTAAGGCCCGATGGTGGTATTGCTTCGCATTTTTCCGCCCCAGTTGATGGTTGCCTGGTCGCAGAGCGCAAATGGCCCCATCATGACGGTGCCCTCGCTGATAACGGCGTTTCGGCCAATGTAAATCGGTCCCCCCTCAGCATTTAGGACTGCCGCCCGGATAACGGCGCCTTCTTCGATAAAAACATTTTCGGGAGCGTAGACGCGCGTGTGCGGATCCGTGATGGGTTGCGATTTCCGCCCGGCGGTCAAAAAAGCAAAATCAGCGCGAATTTGCTCGCCATTGTACACAAACAGATCGGGCAAATGACGCACAATCGTCAGGATAGCCTCGAACGTACGTGTACGCTGCGCATCTGTTAGGGTTGGAGCCTGCTCATGGCTTTTGGAAGTCCGCAGGGCAAGAAGCAATCCATCAGGCGTAACCAGCGCTTCTTCCTGACTGAGTTGGCTGACCGCCGTAACGAGTTCTTCAGTTGGGCAAACGGCGCCGTTGATATATACATTGTCGTCGGCTGGACGATGGGGGAATTTCGGTTGCAGGTAGCTTTCGGTCAGAAAGGAAGCGTCGGCAGACAGCCGGGTGTTCCATTTTTCCGTTATGGTTTGAATCCCAATTCGAACGCCGGAAACGGGTCTTGTAAAGGTAAAAGGCAGAAGCGCCGTGCGGATGTTCGGCTCGTCAAAAAGAATCAGGTTGATCATGAGAATGGTGCTTTCCAGATGCAAATATCAACGTTCCGGCCTAAGTCCTGAAAGGGATCTCAAATTTTGTTGCTGTTTTTCAATAGTTTTGGCCTGTTTTACCGCCCATTAAAGCTATGAACCGTTACGGACTAATAGGATACCCACTAAGCCATTCATTCTCTAAAAAATATTTTGCGGAAAAATTCGAGAAGGAGGGCATTGCTGATAGCTACTACGATCTGTTTGAATTAGAGGACATTCTGACGTTGCCGGAGCTAATTAAATCCGTGCCTGATCTAAGAGGATTGAACGTAACGATTCCGTACAAACAGGCGGTGATCCCCTTTCTGGATGGTTTGGATGAGCAATCGGCAGCCCGAATCGGTGCGGTCAATACCATCAAAATTTTTCCAGACGGGCGTAAGATCGGCTATAACACGGATTATTACGGATTCCGGCAGTCACTGGAACGCTGGTTGGGCACTTTAGAAATCGGGCCGACCACTTTACAAGCGTTGGTGCTGGGCAATGGCGGGGCGGCCAAAGCCGTTACGACCGCATTAACGGATATGGGCATTCAGCACCGGATTGTTTCCCGAACGCCATCGGTTGAAAACTTGTCGTACGAGTTTATTACACCCGCCGTTCTGGAAGATTATCGCTTGATTATCAATACCTCGCCTGTCGGTACCTACCCGAATGTGGATGCTGCTCCAGAGCTGCCCTACAGTACAATTTCCAACCGGCATTTGCTATACGATCTGGTTTACAATCCGGCAGAAACCTTGTTTTTGCGCAAAGGCCAGGAGCAGGGGGCCGCAACGCATAACGGCTTGCCAATGCTGGTGTTACAGGCTGAAAAGGCGTGGGAAATCTGGCAGCAGAAATAACTTATAGACAAGATGGCTGAGCTAATTCTGCAAAATGCAACGGTTTTCACGGGCACAGATGTACTAACGAGCGCTTCTATTCGGATCGATAACGGCCTGATTCAGGAGGTAGTGAGCGGCTCTCTGTCAGCTAGCAACGCGTTGGATTTGGCGGGACAATGGTTGATTCCTGGTCTGGTTGATTTGCAGGCATACGGCGGCTCGGAGGTATCGCTC of Tellurirhabdus bombi contains these proteins:
- a CDS encoding shikimate dehydrogenase family protein, with the protein product MNRYGLIGYPLSHSFSKKYFAEKFEKEGIADSYYDLFELEDILTLPELIKSVPDLRGLNVTIPYKQAVIPFLDGLDEQSAARIGAVNTIKIFPDGRKIGYNTDYYGFRQSLERWLGTLEIGPTTLQALVLGNGGAAKAVTTALTDMGIQHRIVSRTPSVENLSYEFITPAVLEDYRLIINTSPVGTYPNVDAAPELPYSTISNRHLLYDLVYNPAETLFLRKGQEQGAATHNGLPMLVLQAEKAWEIWQQK
- a CDS encoding putative sugar nucleotidyl transferase, producing the protein MINLILFDEPNIRTALLPFTFTRPVSGVRIGIQTITEKWNTRLSADASFLTESYLQPKFPHRPADDNVYINGAVCPTEELVTAVSQLSQEEALVTPDGLLLALRTSKSHEQAPTLTDAQRTRTFEAILTIVRHLPDLFVYNGEQIRADFAFLTAGRKSQPITDPHTRVYAPENVFIEEGAVIRAAVLNAEGGPIYIGRNAVISEGTVMMGPFALCDQATINWGGKMRSNTTIGPYCKVGGEVSNSIFFGYSNKGHDGFLGNSVLGEWCNLGANTNNSNLKNDYTNVKLYSYATNQLEDSGRLFCGLMMGDYTKAGISTMFNTGTVVGVNVNVFGAGFQPKHIPSFSWGGAAEGISAYRLDKALQVVRETIARRGIELSPTDEAILQTIYQLTHPQS